From a region of the Oryza sativa Japonica Group chromosome 6, ASM3414082v1 genome:
- the LOC4341716 gene encoding cASP-like protein 2C1: protein MSSYMEAAAAARAAEAKTEGLLRGACALLAAAAALLVGLNTQTETVLFIRKKATVKDVQALWVLAMAAAAAAGYHLLQLLRCFYLSRFADGKPCRHRRAIAWLCFLLDKGCAYITFATTVAAAQACVVALYGTHALQWTKLCNIYTRFCEQVAGSLVCAMLAAVGTALLSVVSARNLFRLYPSMLSPPPSSFVG, encoded by the exons ATGAGTTCGtacatggaggcggcggcggcggcgagggcggcggaggcgaagaCGGAGGGGCTTCTCCGGGGCGCGTGCGcgctgctggcggcggcggcggcgctgctggtgGGGCTCAACACGCAGACGGAGACGGTGCTGTTCATCAGGAAGAAGGCCACCGTCAAGGACGTCCAGGCCCTCTG GGtgttggcgatggcggcggcggcggcggccggctacCACCTGCTGCAGCTGCTAAGATGCTTCTACCTCAGCCGCTTCGCCGACGGCAAGCCCTGCCGGCATCGCAGGGCCATAGCCTGGCTTTGCTTCCTCCTCGACAag GGTTGTGCATACATAACATTCGCGACGACGGTGGCAGCGGCTCAGGCATGCGTGGTGGCACTATATGGCACGCACGCGTTGCAGTGGACTAAGCTTTGCAACATCTACACCCGCTTCTGCGAGCAGGTTGCTGGTAGCCTTGTGTGTGCCATGCTCGCTGCCGTCGGTACTGCCCTCCTCTCCGTCGTCTCCGCCCGCAACCTCTTCCGCCTCTATCCCTCCATGCTTTCACCTCCGCCGTCTTCCTTCGTGGGATAG